CTGTGTGCCCAACCTCTGGCATTTTTGTCCTGTCTGCTCCTGTCTTGGTCCATAAGTCACACCCCTGATGGTGAGGCACTCTTGCCACCCTTCATGATCTCCCTGTGACCCATTGAACCCTTTCGTGTGTTCTGGATACTAGGGCTGGCTCTCAGGCTAGAGGTAGGGCTGGCTTTTCCTTCTAAACTGTGTGGTGTTGGAGAAGGTGGTGGAAGAGGGTGGGGCAAGAGGCAGGGATTGTAGCCCTGCTCTGAGAGCCCTGGGCTGGGATGCCTAAAAATGCAGCTGGGCCCTCACTGGTGTTTGTCCTTCAGAACTGGCCTTGAGCCTACAACAATGTGAACAGCTTGTGGCAGAGCTCCGGAGGAATGTACGCCAGGCAGTGCAGCTCTACCACTCGGTGAGTATCCGGCAGCCCCTGGTAAGCAGTGCTGGCTGTTTGACAACTGAGTATCTAGAACAGTAACAACAAAGGTTCTTCTACACACTGGATGGAGCACTCAAGAATATTCTGAGCCTAGTAAGTGAGAGGGTCAGAAGCCAAGCCAGGCCTCTCGACCCCAGAATCTCTTGGCTATTTCTAGGTGAGCAACAGGGCTGGAGCATAGACCACCACATCATCAAGACAGTCTAATCCATGGCTGTTAACTCTTTTTTATACCCTGATGGTTTGGGTACTTTAGATATAAGAAACAACTTAACAGTGTCACATTTGAAAGAGAGTTGTTGGGAAAGGTTGTCATGAGGTAAATGGTTCTAGTAGTCTGGAGGGATCCTCATCTGGGTCACCCGTCAGAGTGACTGATCATCCTGATCTTGTGTGGAGAACTCCTGGGCAGTCCCTTCTACTGGACGGGCTAGGTGCCCCCTTTTCTATATTCTGTTGGCTACTGTTCTCCAACTCGTTTTCCATGTGCCTGTTGCAGGTGACCAGCTGTAAGACACCTTCAGCAGAGCAAAGTCACATCACCCGTCTCTTGAGAGACACCTTCTCTTCAGTGCGGCAGGAGCTAGAGGCCCTGGATGGGGCTGTGCTGTCCAGCCCAGGGGGCAGCCCCGGGGCTGTGGGGGCTGAGCAAACGCAGGCCCTGTTGGAGCAGTACTCAGAGCTCTTGCTCCGAGCTGTGGAACGGCGCATGGAGCGCAGACTCTGAGTCCCTGAAACTTGTCCCAAGAGAAGTGCTTGCTCTCCACTCCAGACTGTAGCCCTGCTTCCATTCGAGAAAACCTGTGAGAATATCTGCAGTGGATAGCAGTGATCAGTGTTCAGAGGCAAAGCAGCTTCCCCAGATGCCCTCATGGGGCCcctgtatttattaatttatttcccTGACTGTTGCCTCACTTCCTTGGGACTCCTGCCTCTAAAGCCCGTCCTGGGACTCCTAGCAGGGCAGGTCTTGAGTCTATGTCATCTTGGTGCTGTGAGGGGTAGGAGGGCAGCCTGCCTCATCTGGGGACATTGGAAGGGCTGGCCTTCTCCTTAGAAGCCATTTGAAGTTACTTCAGGGATGAGCTCCCTGGGGTGGAGCACACACAGGGTACTCTGGGGTAGAGATGAAAGGTAATGTGGCTTTAGTATCCTAAAGCCAACTGTAGACCTTTACCTCCACCTCCACACCAGCTGCACCCCCTGCCTGTCAGAGCAGGGGTGGTTCCCCCCAACTCCTGGCAGTGAGAACTGCCTGGCCTCCAGCGTAGTCCCAGCCACTAGAAGACTTGAGTTGGTATCAGGATCTGAACCCCCACATTCCAATCCCATTTTCCCTGCTAGAGATCCCTAGCATTTGTCTGCTCCATCCCTTTTTCCCTGTGTGGAGCTAGTTGTGGGGTTTTGCTGCAGGACAGTAAAGCCCCTCTGCTGGGCAGACACAAGCCTGGCCTACTTTCCTCAGCCCCTTAGGCTTCATTGTTCTCTAACCCTGGTCTGCAGCAGACTGTTAACGCCTGGGGACCACTTTCTCCTACATCCTGGGCAGTGGGCAAGCAGAAACCTGTTTTGGGAGTATACCCTCATGGTTTACAGGGCACTGGTCCACCTTCCTAGAACCTtggctatacacacacacacacacacacacacacacacacacacacatacacacacggtatgcacagCTGAGTGCTTATTGTTAGAACGCTTGCCTGGCTGGTAATGCACCTGGTTTCCCCACATGTTTGCCTCAGCTTTACTAGTCTGGATTAATTGGATTTCTGATCCAGTAACAtaaaaaggaatggaaacactaAACCTAAATTCTGGAGTCTTGGTGTCCACAGCCAGGCCAACAGGAGACGGCCTTTGGGTGCCTGGCTCATGGAAGagactctttttctttctttctttctttctttctttctttctttctttctttctttctttctttctttctttctctcctttttcttttcttttcttttcttttcttttcttttctttttttcggagctggggaccgaacccagggccttgcgcttgctaggcaagcgctctaccactgagccaaatcccaacCCTGAGGCTCTTTTTCAAAGGCAGTGCTGGGTGCCCAAGGGTACTGGACCCTGGAGATTGGGAGTGGAGGCTCTGGGTGAGAGACACACTGGAAAAGTGATAGCCTGGCAGGTAGGTGGCAGAGGTAGGAACAGAGTTAAGGTCATTGTTAgagggtaaagaaaaaaaaagagaggctgTAGGAAGGAACAGGTCATGAGGTGGTTGGAGAATTGAAGTAAGTATGTCTTTGGGCCTTCCTTTCCTCTGCACCAGGTAAGGCAGAGTGACATTTCACCAGGTTTAGATGACAAAAACCTGTTGAAACCTCGAAGCCACTTCCAAGCCCTGAATGCAGAGGTTAGAAGGAATCTAGGTTTTAATGGGTGCTTAGCATTGTCGGTTCAGCATGAGTGTTGAGTACAACAAACCACATATTCCCATTTTTCCACCGCCCGCATAGCCAATCTCCTAGCCCAAAGAACTGTAGCAGCTGGAGGTGGGCCCGTTGGCAGTCTGAGGGTTAGAAGTCGGCCCACTGCCCTGACCTCCACCAGGTGTTAGAGGTCTTTATGCCAGCCTGTCCTAGAGGGAACGCCACTGCCATGAGTGAGTAGGGTCTTGTGGCTGGTAGCGTTTTGTCCCCTTCTGCATGTCTGAGGCCACTGGCAACTGCTGCCCACGTCCTTATCTGTCCCATCCCAGTTTTGAAAGCCCCTTATTTATAACTTTTATACTGTGGCGCCTGTTTCCTCCCCGCCTGTACGGGGTGGGGCTATTTTAACGTTTCGTTTGTACggatgtatgaaattgtcaataAACACAATCATTTGTTAACTGGCTAGCAAATTCTGAAAAGAGCGCCGCTTGTCGCACTTCCAAGAGGGAGGAAACAGGGCGGGGCTGCAGTCTTGGAGCGGAAATGGGGGCGGGTTCTTTTCCCGCGGGCGTGATGGCGGAGGCGGCTCTGGACGCTGTACGGAGGGCGTTACAAGAGTTCCCGGCGGCTGCTCGCGGTGAGTGGACTCTCAGGCAGCAGCTACTGCGAAAGAGCAGCGCGGAGGGAGCCTGGGGCTCCGGGACCTCAGATTACGAGTGCATGAGTGCCGGAACCGGTAGCCGTACATTTTCGTGTGTACCCTTCTCTAGCTGGCGGACGTGTCCTTAGCTCACGACCGCACGCCTTGCTGCCTTCGTGGTGCAGTTGTAGTTTTCAAGACCCAGCACAGCTCCGACGTTAGTCATAGTGCCGTTCTTAAAGCCAGCGGTGTGCTGAGTCCCTGTGCTCTGCATTGCTGTACTTTCGGTATGGAAGACTCTTAACCTCAAATATCTCGGATGCTGGGGGATTCCAAGGAGAGAAGCAGTCGACTATCCTTGTTCATTCAGACTCAAGCTTTGAGGGTTGTAGGCAGCCGCCCAGTTGATCTTGGTTGTACCTCTACTATGTGTTaggtttgtttcttcttcctctgctcctcACTACCTCACCATTAAacaagtggagagatggctcaatgggtaggTAAAGTGCTTAAGCatatgatgacctgagttcagatccccagctccAACGTAAAACACTGGGCATGTTGATGGTGGATGTCTTATGGGGTTCCAGGGGTGGAAGGTAACAACAGGAGGACCCCaggggctccctggccagccagcctagcaactgctgagctccaggttcagtgcacaggcatgcacaggcacacaccacacatacatgggggagaggggagcaaGTGATTGAGCACAAGTTTGTCAATTGTGTGTCACACAGAAATGgttagagcagtgattctcaacctatgGGGTCGAGACCTcatgtcagatatcctgaatatcagatatttatgctATGATCCATAACTagtaaaattaaagttatgaagtagcaacgaaataataTTATGGTCTAGAGTgaccgcaacatgaggaactgtattagagggtagcatattaggaaggttgagaagcaccgGGTCGCAGGGTCAGAGGGCACACGTGTGCCTGCTGTGTACAGGAAGCAGTGAGGAAGGAGCTTGGAGCAGACTTTGTGTTCATGTTTATTTCACCAGTTAAATTCTTAACGGAATTGGTGGGTCAAAAGAATTGTTTGGAGTTCATTTTGAAGCTTCAGGGGAGAAAAATATCCACCCTCTAAAGGAAATGGTAAGCAAATAAAATTGGCACAATTACAGAAAATCCAAAGGATAGAAAAGGGCAGTTTCAGGCCGGGTGATGGTGGGGCACGCCTTTAAtcggtcccagcacttggaaggcagaagctggaggatctctggtttccaggccagtctggtctacagagggagttctaggacagccagagctgcacagagaaaccctgtctcagaaaaccaaaccaaccaaacaaaaggcTATCTCTACACATTTTAAACTCCAGGGTAGAGTATCAGCACGTAGGAGGCCCCGAGTTCAATCCCAAGCATTACCAAACAGTCAGATTCCGGAGAGCAGCTCCATCGTCCTGAGCCCCAGTTCCCTTCTAAGATTTTTGCTTTATGGGGTTGCTGTCCTATCcttccatgcctgcctggtgacCCCTGTTCAAGGTAGCGAGCTTGTGACTGGCTGTTTTCTTTGCAGTTTTCCTGGGCCTACCAATGACATCCCATGTGGTTCCAATTTCCAACTTAAACAAACTCACTTTCTGACTGACTGCAAGACGGGCTAGTTGGCATGGGGATGTAACTCTGAGCCACTGTGACCTCAGGGATGAAATGAATACCATATATTTTTGACAAGGGTTGCAGTAACTGCTGGTTGAGGCCAAAGCATTTTGGTCAGACATTAAGGTTGGAAACCTACAAAGCAAAGCAGTGCTCTCGTAAAAGCCGAGTGAGGGGGCAGCAGAAACAGCCCAGCGAGAGTAGAGGGCATGTGTGTGGTCAGGGTTAGGCATGAGACAGGAGCAAAGCAAACTGGGTGAAAAAAAGGGCTGGGCTTAGTCATGGAGCAGCCTGAATGCATGCCAAGTGGATGGAATTCTGCCAGGGGTAACAGTGAGTTATCGCTGTCATGTCCTTCACGCGGTATGACAAGGCGAGATTGCAGCTCAGATGATAATGCTTGAGAGGGAACGGGTTTCCACCAGAAACACCAGTTTGTTCACTGCAGTGACCGGCCAGCCAGAATGTGGGGCACCTTTATTTGACTTTGAGTAAATGTTtgctgagcacctactgtgtgctaatGTGCTATTGTAGGGATGCACCAGGAAACATGACAATCACTCAAGCCATTGCAGTGTTTCTAGTCTGCTGAGAGACCAGGAAAGAAACAGATGGGAAAAAATATGCAGGGTCAGGTAATGATAAATCTGTAGAGAAAAACTAAGCAAGGAGTTAAGGATTGTTTCTAACAGGTGACAGTTTAAAAAGGGATGGCCAGGAAAGGAAGCTTCATCAGTGCgccagagggaaggaaagggtggtTTTGAGAGACAAAGGGTAGAATCAACAGGTCTTAGACACCCAGACCCAGGGCAGGATTGGGATAGGGTAAagcaacaaacacacacacacacacacaggacagccttgaacttgctatgtagctgagggtgggTTTGAACTGATACTCCCGAGGTTACCTCCCAGGTAATGGGTTTACAGGTGAACCACCACATCAGTTTAAGGGTTACACAGAGTCACTTAATGTCCCCATAGGTGGCACAGTGCTTAAGTGTTGGCCCTAGGTGgctgaggctgctgctgctgctattccaTGAGACCAGAGCTCATTTCAACCCCTGCCTGCCTTCTAGTGTTGTCACCGGGCAGTTATCTCCCCGATAGATAGATAAGCCATGAACACAGCGAGGTGTCGGGGTTGTCCTCTCTCCAGGCCCAATGCTGGATCCGTTTCAGATGTTCAGAGACTATCACCATTGGAGGGTGGCTTAggactttattgctgtgaagagacaccataaccaccacaacccttataaagaaaagcatttaattggggctgccttacagtttcagaggtttagtccattacagTCATGGTGGGAAAGTGGCAGCctggagatggagctgagagttctacatctgtgtCCACAGGAAAAGATAGTGCCACACTGGCCAGGCGACCTTATAaaacatcaaagcccacccctagtgacacatttcctccaacaagaccacacctaatagtgctactccctgttGGCCAAGTATTCgcacacatgagcctatggggccatacCTGTTCAAACCAACACAGTAGTGGGGATCATCCCAGAGTCAGACCCACCCCAGCTAGCCTGTGGCCACCAGCTGAGTGGTACAGGCCGCCTAGGTCAGCAGCAGCTTTGCTTAGGGTGTCCATCATAGAGGGTTTCTTGTTGCAGACATCATGAAGGAAGTTAGGTACCACTGATTTGATACCTCCTCCCCCACTATTTCTTTCTTAAGACCTCAATGTACCTCGAGTTGTGCCCTATCTGGATGAGCCTCCAAGTCCGCTCTGCTTCTACCGGGATTGGGTGTGCCCCAATAGGCCCTGTATTATCCGAAATGCCCTGCAGCACTGGCCAGCCCTCCAGAAGTGGTCCTTCTCCTACTTAAGGTGAGGTCTTCCTTGGGAGGTCTGGGGACCAGTGACCATTAGCAGCACACTACAAACCAAGTGTCCATTTCTTCAGAGCCACCGTGGGCTCCACAGAGGTGAGTGTGGCTGTGACTCCAGATGGTTATGCGGATGCCGTGCGAGGGGACCGCTTTGTGATGCCCGCTGAACGCCGCCTGCCCGTAAGCCATGTGTTAGATGTGTTGGAGGGTCAGGCCCAGCACCCCGGAGTCCTCTATGTACAGAAACAGTGTTCCAACCTGCCCACTGAGCTGCCCCAGCTTCTGTCTGACATTGAGTCCCATGTGCCCTGGGCCTCTGAGTCACTGGGTGAGTGGAGGGGGTAAGAGGCAGGGCATGGGGGTGAAGGGGGAAGATAGAGTTCAGCTTGCTTGTTCATTCTCTGCCTTTTGTGTTGATTCTGGGGGGGACAGATGCCACCTCCTACCTGCTCACTCCAGACAGAAACCCTGTAAAGGCTGCTGTCTCTGCCATCCCAGGGGACGTGCTCCCAGTGTCACCTTCTCCCAGACTCCTTAGCACTCTTCATTCACACCCATATTTCTGCATAACTGCCCCACACATGGGTGGCTCTCAGCCAGGCACTAACTCATTGTATCTCACAGGAAAGATGCCTGATGCTGTGAACTTCTGGCTGGGTGACGCAGCTGCAGTGACATCCTGTAGGT
This Rattus norvegicus strain BN/NHsdMcwi chromosome 3, GRCr8, whole genome shotgun sequence DNA region includes the following protein-coding sequences:
- the Jmjd7 gene encoding bifunctional peptidase and (3S)-lysyl hydroxylase JMJD7 isoform X1, coding for MDLNVPRVVPYLDEPPSPLCFYRDWVCPNRPCIIRNALQHWPALQKWSFSYLRATVGSTEVSVAVTPDGYADAVRGDRFVMPAERRLPVSHVLDVLEGQAQHPGVLYVQKQCSNLPTELPQLLSDIESHVPWASESLGKMPDAVNFWLGDAAAVTSLHKDHYENLYCVVSGEKHFLLHPPSDRPFIPYNLYTPATYQLTEEGTFRVVDEEAMEKVPWIPLDPLAPDLARYPSYSQARALHCTVRAGELLYLPALWFHHVQQSHGCIAVNFWYDMEYDLKYSYFQLMDSLTRAAGLD
- the Jmjd7 gene encoding bifunctional peptidase and (3S)-lysyl hydroxylase JMJD7 encodes the protein MAEAALDAVRRALQEFPAAARDLNVPRVVPYLDEPPSPLCFYRDWVCPNRPCIIRNALQHWPALQKWSFSYLRATVGSTEVSVAVTPDGYADAVRGDRFVMPAERRLPVSHVLDVLEGQAQHPGVLYVQKQCSNLPTELPQLLSDIESHVPWASESLGKMPDAVNFWLGDAAAVTSLHKDHYENLYCVVSGEKHFLLHPPSDRPFIPYNLYTPATYQLTEEGTFRVVDEEAMEKVPWIPLDPLAPDLARYPSYSQARALHCTVRAGELLYLPALWFHHVQQSHGCIAVNFWYDMEYDLKYSYFQLMDSLTRAAGLD